The Desulfomicrobium orale DSM 12838 genome includes a window with the following:
- a CDS encoding ribonuclease catalytic domain-containing protein: MLIPSPLQPGCIVEFLQDNQPVTAWVLDIQGPRLRVFTIGQREMKLPATRVLPWVGPQCAPGASRQDMLDLLRTHHGRRERVAEEVDALEIWELAQGELAEAEIGWFASLVFEDPAPDQMAGLGRKLLQTKTHFRFSPPRFEIYSQEVVDRRQEELRKAQERERLVGFGQVFLRGLWEAFCNRKNTAPQPDEEQAERIGKLLMTRIVSPDDRDSEMLWRTMSQGLPDDPFLPLYLAQAWGLVPAHFNVYLARAQYDWEPRWEEYAAELRALRERVEKLKTAPVAEIVTIDAPTTRDIDDGFSLEATADGFILRQALACPPFGWEFGSPLDSAVQHRFSSLYLPEGTSHMLPEELGTDFFSLVGGTERPALVITFDLDSEAGLRRVMPEIGWVRVAANLTYAGVEEDLARGGSLMMEEARRLAGLLRAARIREHAVILEQPDPYLTLCGDSGHPEVTVDEPSPAPDAQMIVSEFMILANKAMGAWGLVEGVPLLYRTQNITLPAECAGVWRDPVDIYRIINNMGPSILECEPRRHATIGAEAYAPMTSPLRRYSDFINMAQILARLTGTGRLLDRTGLENLLPVLSGRAEAVNQVQRLRVRYWKYEYFRQNYKKMRWSGVLVDAGPVLVTIALPELQLFLKAPRKIFGDKFHPGQRFSVRVGKVDPLAGEIRIAEAWEE; encoded by the coding sequence ATGCTGATCCCTTCTCCACTCCAGCCAGGCTGCATTGTGGAGTTTCTGCAGGACAACCAGCCCGTCACAGCCTGGGTACTGGACATCCAGGGCCCCCGGCTGCGCGTCTTCACCATCGGCCAGCGGGAGATGAAACTGCCCGCCACCCGTGTTCTGCCCTGGGTGGGGCCGCAGTGCGCGCCCGGAGCCAGCCGCCAGGACATGCTCGACCTTCTGCGAACCCATCACGGCCGCCGTGAGCGCGTGGCCGAGGAAGTGGACGCTCTGGAAATCTGGGAGCTGGCTCAGGGCGAATTGGCCGAGGCCGAAATCGGCTGGTTCGCGAGCCTCGTTTTCGAGGACCCCGCGCCGGATCAGATGGCCGGTCTGGGGCGCAAGCTTCTGCAAACCAAGACACATTTCAGGTTTTCGCCGCCCAGGTTCGAAATTTATTCTCAGGAGGTGGTGGACCGCAGACAGGAGGAACTGCGCAAGGCTCAGGAGCGCGAGCGTCTGGTGGGCTTCGGTCAGGTTTTTCTGCGCGGCCTGTGGGAGGCCTTCTGCAACCGCAAGAATACGGCCCCGCAGCCGGACGAGGAGCAGGCCGAGCGCATAGGCAAGCTGCTCATGACCCGCATCGTAAGTCCCGACGACCGGGATTCCGAAATGCTGTGGCGGACCATGAGCCAGGGGCTGCCCGACGATCCCTTCCTTCCCCTGTACCTGGCCCAGGCTTGGGGGCTCGTACCCGCCCATTTCAACGTGTACTTGGCCAGAGCCCAGTACGACTGGGAGCCCCGCTGGGAGGAGTACGCGGCGGAGCTGCGCGCCCTGCGGGAGCGCGTGGAAAAGCTGAAGACCGCTCCGGTGGCGGAAATCGTGACCATCGATGCCCCCACCACCAGGGACATCGACGACGGCTTCAGCCTTGAAGCCACGGCGGACGGTTTTATTCTGCGCCAGGCCCTGGCCTGCCCGCCGTTTGGGTGGGAATTCGGCTCTCCCCTGGACAGCGCCGTACAGCACCGCTTTTCCTCGCTGTATCTGCCTGAGGGCACCAGTCACATGCTCCCCGAAGAACTGGGGACGGACTTTTTCAGTCTGGTCGGCGGTACGGAACGTCCGGCCCTGGTCATTACCTTCGATTTGGACAGTGAGGCCGGTTTGCGGCGGGTCATGCCGGAAATAGGCTGGGTGCGCGTCGCGGCCAACCTCACCTATGCTGGCGTGGAAGAGGATCTCGCCCGCGGTGGCTCTCTCATGATGGAGGAGGCCCGGCGTCTGGCCGGACTTCTGCGGGCCGCCCGCATCCGCGAACACGCCGTGATTCTGGAACAGCCGGATCCGTATCTGACCCTGTGTGGAGACTCCGGACACCCGGAGGTGACCGTGGACGAACCCAGCCCGGCCCCCGACGCCCAGATGATCGTGTCCGAGTTCATGATTCTGGCGAACAAGGCCATGGGAGCCTGGGGCCTCGTGGAAGGGGTGCCTCTTCTGTACCGCACCCAGAACATCACCCTGCCCGCCGAGTGCGCCGGAGTCTGGCGCGATCCTGTGGACATCTACCGGATCATCAACAACATGGGCCCTTCCATTCTGGAATGCGAACCCCGGCGGCACGCCACCATCGGGGCCGAAGCCTACGCTCCCATGACTTCCCCCCTGCGGCGCTATTCCGATTTCATCAACATGGCTCAGATTCTGGCCCGGTTGACCGGAACAGGGCGTCTTCTGGACCGGACCGGACTGGAAAATCTGTTGCCGGTTCTGTCGGGCCGGGCCGAAGCCGTAAATCAGGTGCAGCGGTTGCGGGTGCGATACTGGAAATACGAGTACTTCCGCCAGAATTACAAAAAGATGCGCTGGTCCGGTGTTCTGGTGGACGCAGGCCCTGTGCTGGTGACCATCGCCCTGCCGGAACTGCAGCTTTTTCTGAAAGCGCCGCGCAAGATTTTCGGCGACAAGTTCCATCCCGGCCAGCGTTTTTCCGTGCGTGTGGGCAAAGTGGACCCGCTGGCCGGAGAAATCCGCATTGCCGAAGCCTGGGAAGAATGA
- a CDS encoding fumarate reductase, translating to MSVDASLFATCPGRRDAYLDWVQMLTGLGLVLFMAFHTLLTSSIIFGAEALDGVAGFLETLHLDTLAHFFVPILFFTHFIVAARKIPFRSEGQLAIWRDAKLLHHRDTWLWVVQAVSAMIILVLGAIHMWTNISDGAILAVTSTARVQSGGWTLFYLVLVPLVQLHVFIGVYRIGVKWGFITDTLRPKAAKILTVIFCCVTVLALVALARYATMTV from the coding sequence ATGTCCGTTGACGCCAGTTTGTTCGCCACATGCCCCGGACGACGGGACGCATACCTCGACTGGGTCCAGATGCTCACGGGTCTCGGTCTGGTCCTGTTCATGGCCTTCCACACCCTGCTTACCTCGTCCATCATATTCGGGGCGGAAGCTCTGGACGGCGTCGCGGGCTTTCTGGAGACCCTGCACTTGGACACTTTGGCCCACTTCTTCGTGCCCATCCTTTTCTTCACTCATTTCATCGTTGCCGCGCGCAAGATTCCCTTCAGAAGCGAGGGGCAGCTCGCCATCTGGCGTGACGCGAAACTCCTGCATCACCGCGACACGTGGCTCTGGGTCGTGCAGGCCGTGTCGGCCATGATCATCCTCGTTCTGGGCGCCATCCACATGTGGACCAACATCAGCGACGGCGCCATTCTGGCGGTCACCTCCACGGCCCGCGTGCAAAGCGGCGGCTGGACGCTTTTCTACTTGGTGCTGGTGCCGCTGGTACAGCTGCATGTCTTTATCGGCGTGTACCGCATCGGCGTAAAGTGGGGCTTCATCACCGACACCCTGCGGCCCAAGGCAGCGAAGATCCTGACTGTCATCTTCTGCTGCGTCACTGTTCTGGCCCTTGTTGCCCTGGCCCGCTACGCCACTATGACCGTCTAA
- a CDS encoding fumarate reductase flavoprotein subunit, protein MYTHTSDLLVIGAGLSGERVAVEAAEAGFSVTCLSIVPARRSHSSAAQGGMQAALGNCAMGEGDNVDVHFADTVKGSDWGCDQEVARLFADAAPIEMRRLAHWGVPWNRVVPGSSFYFKGGEKFEKFEKPEKEGLITARSFGGTAKWRTCYTSDGTGHAVMCTMDNKCAQLGINVLDRKEAISLIHDGEKCMGAVVRCLRTGVLEIFLAKATVICTGGFGRIYKATTNAVICDGGGHVIAQDTGLVPIGNPESIQFHPTGIVPTDILVTEGCRGDGGTLLDVNEERFMHIYEPEKAELASRDVVARRMTEHMRAGKGVQSAYGEHLWLDIRHLGDRHISTKLREVDEICRHFLGIDPRTQLIPVRPTQHYTMAGIRTNKDGAAYGLKGLFSAGEAACWDMHGFNRLGGNSLAETVVAGGIIGTKIVEFLKGYETVFSTAAVNAEAKRQQERIDGLVAGKWGRENVYKVRAEMQEALMKGCFVFRNETDLTECVETLQGILERSEKVGLVSSGAGANHELAAALKLRGQVRLALCIAKAALERRESRGSHNREDYPARNDKEWLNRTLAYWPEGAALPDLKYEDATPVYEIPPGERGYGGGKIIHADPKEIEAKTIQRNAK, encoded by the coding sequence TTGTACACCCATACTTCTGATCTGCTGGTCATCGGTGCCGGACTCTCGGGCGAACGTGTGGCCGTGGAAGCGGCCGAGGCCGGTTTCAGCGTCACCTGTCTGTCCATCGTGCCGGCCAGGCGTTCCCACTCCTCCGCCGCCCAGGGCGGCATGCAGGCGGCCCTGGGCAATTGCGCCATGGGCGAGGGCGACAATGTGGACGTGCATTTCGCCGACACGGTCAAAGGCTCCGACTGGGGCTGTGACCAGGAAGTGGCCCGGCTGTTCGCCGACGCCGCACCTATCGAGATGCGCCGTCTGGCCCATTGGGGCGTGCCGTGGAATCGTGTGGTTCCGGGATCGTCTTTTTATTTCAAGGGCGGGGAAAAATTCGAAAAATTCGAAAAGCCCGAGAAAGAAGGGCTGATCACTGCCCGTTCTTTCGGCGGCACGGCCAAATGGCGGACCTGCTACACTTCCGACGGCACAGGGCACGCGGTCATGTGCACCATGGACAACAAGTGCGCCCAGCTGGGCATCAATGTTCTGGACCGCAAGGAGGCCATTTCTCTCATTCACGACGGGGAGAAATGCATGGGGGCCGTTGTGCGCTGTCTGCGTACGGGCGTGCTGGAAATCTTCCTGGCCAAGGCCACGGTGATCTGTACCGGCGGCTTCGGCCGCATTTACAAGGCCACAACCAATGCGGTCATCTGTGACGGCGGCGGGCATGTCATCGCGCAGGACACGGGTCTGGTTCCCATCGGCAATCCGGAATCCATCCAGTTCCATCCCACGGGCATCGTGCCCACGGACATCCTGGTCACCGAAGGATGCCGCGGCGACGGCGGCACGCTGCTGGACGTGAACGAAGAACGCTTCATGCACATCTACGAGCCGGAAAAAGCCGAGCTGGCCTCCCGTGACGTGGTCGCCCGGCGCATGACCGAGCACATGCGCGCGGGCAAAGGCGTGCAGTCGGCCTATGGAGAGCACCTGTGGCTGGATATCCGCCATCTGGGCGACCGGCACATTTCCACCAAGCTGCGTGAAGTGGATGAAATCTGCCGCCATTTTCTGGGCATCGACCCGCGCACCCAGCTCATTCCGGTGCGGCCCACCCAGCACTACACCATGGCGGGCATCCGCACCAACAAGGACGGCGCGGCCTACGGCCTGAAAGGTCTGTTCTCGGCCGGCGAGGCCGCGTGCTGGGACATGCACGGCTTCAACCGGCTGGGCGGCAACTCTCTGGCCGAAACCGTGGTGGCCGGGGGCATTATCGGAACCAAGATCGTGGAGTTCCTCAAAGGGTACGAGACAGTCTTCAGCACGGCGGCCGTCAACGCCGAGGCCAAGCGGCAGCAGGAGCGCATCGACGGTCTGGTGGCCGGAAAATGGGGCCGCGAGAACGTCTACAAGGTGCGCGCCGAAATGCAGGAAGCGCTGATGAAAGGCTGCTTCGTGTTCCGCAATGAAACGGACCTGACCGAGTGCGTGGAGACGCTTCAGGGCATACTGGAGCGTTCCGAAAAAGTCGGGCTGGTTTCGAGCGGCGCGGGCGCCAATCATGAACTGGCCGCTGCTTTGAAACTGCGCGGCCAGGTCCGTCTGGCCCTGTGCATCGCCAAGGCGGCGCTGGAACGCCGGGAAAGCCGCGGCAGCCACAACCGCGAGGACTATCCGGCCAGAAACGACAAGGAATGGCTGAACCGTACCCTGGCCTACTGGCCCGAAGGCGCGGCACTGCCCGATCTCAAGTACGAGGACGCCACACCCGTCTACGAGATTCCGCCGGGAGAACGCGGCTATGGCGGCGGCAAGATCATCCATGCCGACCCCAAGGAAATCGAAGCCAAGACCATCCAGCGCAACGCCAAATAA
- a CDS encoding fumarate reductase iron-sulfur subunit, translating to MGRLLQFEIFRYNPEEKGSTPHMQSFVLEETANMTLFIVLNRLREEQDPGLIFDFCCRAGICGSCAMVINGRPGLACQTKTADLPEQITLLPLPVFKLIGDLSVDTGVWFREMYQKTESWIHTNKVFDPTKEEERMDNAVAEQIYELERCVECGCCIAACGTARMRDDFLGAASLNRVARFVIDPRDQRTDKEYFEIIGNDYGIFGCMGLLACEDVCPKKLPLQNQLGFLRRKMGITALKQIFRR from the coding sequence ATGGGACGACTGCTGCAATTCGAGATATTCCGCTATAATCCTGAGGAAAAAGGCAGCACTCCGCACATGCAGAGCTTTGTGCTGGAGGAAACAGCCAACATGACCCTGTTCATCGTTCTGAACCGTCTGCGGGAGGAGCAGGACCCCGGCCTCATCTTCGACTTCTGCTGCCGCGCCGGCATCTGCGGATCCTGCGCCATGGTCATAAACGGCCGCCCCGGCCTCGCCTGTCAGACCAAAACTGCGGACCTGCCGGAGCAGATCACTCTTCTGCCCCTGCCCGTGTTCAAGCTCATCGGCGACCTGTCCGTGGACACCGGCGTGTGGTTCCGCGAGATGTATCAGAAGACCGAATCCTGGATTCATACCAACAAGGTTTTCGATCCGACCAAGGAAGAGGAACGCATGGATAACGCCGTGGCCGAGCAGATCTACGAACTGGAACGCTGTGTTGAATGCGGCTGCTGCATCGCCGCCTGCGGTACGGCGAGGATGCGCGACGATTTTCTGGGAGCGGCCTCGCTGAACCGCGTGGCCCGGTTTGTGATCGACCCCCGCGATCAGCGCACGGACAAGGAGTACTTCGAGATCATCGGCAATGACTACGGCATTTTCGGGTGCATGGGTCTGCTCGCCTGTGAGGATGTCTGTCCCAAGAAGCTGCCGCTTCAGAACCAGCTCGGTTTTCTGCGGCGGAAGATGGGTATCACCGCCCTCAAGCAGATCTTCAGGAGGTGA
- a CDS encoding fumarate hydratase, translating into MCVDANRYLPEDVRERFAHCAAGEDTPAAREVFRQLTENYQLAEETGLPLCQDTGLAVFFVDVGEDLRVEGMNLREAINEGVRKGYTEGFLRKSVCDPLTRANTRDNTPAVIHFDIVPGDRLKIAFMAKGGGSENMSRVTMLAPAQGWPGIRKFVLERVAEAGPNPCPPTVVGIGVGGTFDYAPILAKKALMRKLGDTNPDPRLDAMEKELLADLNKLGIGPMGLGGRTTTLDVKIAMSPCHIASLPLAVNIQCHSSRHQEVEL; encoded by the coding sequence ATGTGCGTGGACGCGAACCGCTATCTGCCGGAGGACGTCCGGGAGCGGTTCGCACACTGTGCGGCCGGGGAAGACACCCCCGCAGCCAGAGAGGTTTTCCGGCAGCTGACCGAAAACTACCAGCTGGCCGAGGAAACCGGCCTGCCTCTGTGTCAGGACACGGGTCTGGCGGTGTTCTTCGTGGATGTGGGCGAGGATCTGCGGGTGGAGGGTATGAATCTGCGCGAGGCCATCAATGAAGGTGTGCGCAAAGGCTACACCGAAGGCTTCCTGCGCAAATCCGTCTGCGATCCGCTGACCCGGGCCAACACCAGGGACAACACTCCGGCCGTCATCCACTTCGACATCGTGCCGGGAGACAGGCTGAAAATCGCCTTCATGGCCAAGGGCGGGGGCAGCGAAAACATGTCCCGCGTGACCATGCTGGCTCCGGCTCAGGGCTGGCCGGGCATCAGGAAGTTCGTGCTGGAGCGCGTGGCCGAGGCTGGCCCCAACCCCTGCCCGCCCACGGTGGTGGGCATCGGCGTGGGCGGCACCTTCGACTACGCGCCCATTCTGGCCAAAAAGGCGCTCATGCGGAAACTCGGCGACACCAATCCGGACCCTAGGCTGGACGCCATGGAGAAGGAACTGCTGGCAGATTTGAACAAGCTGGGCATAGGCCCCATGGGCCTGGGAGGCCGGACCACCACCCTCGACGTGAAAATCGCCATGAGCCCCTGCCACATCGCTAGTCTCCCTCTGGCTGTAAACATCCAGTGCCATTCGTCCCGGCATCAGGAGGTGGAACTCTGA
- a CDS encoding Fe-S-containing hydro-lyase, translating into MAEHSFNTPLRDEDIVQLRAGDVVRLTGTIYTARDAAHKRLCDLLDKDEALPFDLKGSVIYYVGPSPAPPGRPIGSAGPTTSYRMDSYAPRLHALGCKASVGKGRRNDAVRQALKDHKAVYFGATGGAGALLSKCITSARVIAFEELGPEAVRELTVEDFPLLVINDCYGGELYVQSDRVAVGLE; encoded by the coding sequence ATGGCTGAACATTCTTTCAACACGCCGCTGCGGGATGAGGACATTGTCCAGCTCAGGGCCGGGGACGTGGTCCGCCTGACCGGCACCATCTATACGGCCCGTGACGCGGCCCACAAGCGCCTGTGCGATCTGCTGGACAAGGACGAAGCCCTGCCTTTCGATCTGAAGGGGTCGGTCATTTACTATGTAGGGCCGAGCCCCGCGCCTCCGGGCCGGCCCATCGGCTCGGCCGGTCCCACCACCAGCTACCGCATGGACAGCTATGCTCCGCGTCTGCACGCTCTGGGCTGCAAGGCTTCCGTGGGCAAAGGCCGCAGAAACGACGCCGTGCGTCAGGCCCTGAAAGATCACAAGGCCGTGTATTTCGGGGCCACAGGCGGGGCCGGGGCGTTGCTCTCCAAATGCATCACTTCGGCCAGGGTCATTGCTTTCGAGGAACTTGGGCCCGAGGCGGTGCGGGAACTGACTGTGGAGGATTTTCCGCTTCTGGTCATAAACGACTGTTACGGCGGCGAGCTGTATGTGCAGTCCGACCGCGTGGCCGTCGGTCTGGAATAG
- a CDS encoding malic enzyme-like NAD(P)-binding protein, whose product MALYTKQEALDYHSEVRPGKVEVVPVKPYSTQKHLTMAYSPGVAEACMEIAGDKELSYKYTGRGNLVAVVSNGTAVLGLGNIGAYASKPVMEGKGLLFKIFADVDVYDINLNVTDPDKLCEIVKALEPTFGGINLEDIKAPECFYIEDKLKKEMGIPVFHDDQHGTAIISAAGLLNALDITGKKIGDLRMVVSGAGAAAVSCTRLYMALGMRLENIAMFDSKGHIHAGRTDLSDQKREFATQKAYASLAEAMKGADLFLGLSTAGLVTQDMVKGMAKDPIIFACANPVPEISYTDAKAVRPDAIIGTGRSDFPNQINNVLGFPFIFRGALDVMATEINEDMKLAAAKALARLAKEPVPDYVLKAYNVDRMEFGPDYIIPKPVDLRLIEFESAAVAEAAMKTGVARKSIADMDAYRALLRKRIEASRKRLDAFVQTYPQIF is encoded by the coding sequence ATGGCGCTTTACACCAAACAGGAGGCCTTGGATTACCATTCCGAAGTCAGGCCCGGAAAAGTGGAAGTGGTGCCGGTCAAGCCCTATTCCACCCAGAAGCACCTGACCATGGCCTACAGCCCCGGCGTGGCCGAAGCCTGCATGGAAATTGCCGGGGACAAGGAACTCTCCTACAAATACACGGGCCGGGGCAATCTGGTGGCCGTGGTTTCCAACGGCACGGCTGTGCTCGGCCTGGGGAACATCGGGGCTTACGCCAGCAAGCCGGTCATGGAAGGAAAGGGCCTGCTGTTCAAGATTTTCGCCGATGTGGACGTGTATGACATCAACCTGAACGTGACCGATCCGGACAAGCTGTGCGAGATCGTCAAGGCTCTGGAGCCGACCTTCGGCGGCATCAACCTGGAAGACATCAAGGCTCCGGAATGCTTCTATATCGAAGACAAGCTGAAAAAGGAGATGGGCATTCCGGTCTTTCACGACGACCAGCACGGCACGGCCATCATTTCCGCCGCGGGGCTCCTCAATGCCTTGGACATCACCGGCAAGAAGATCGGTGATCTGCGCATGGTCGTGTCCGGCGCGGGTGCGGCGGCCGTGTCCTGCACCCGGCTGTACATGGCGCTGGGGATGCGTCTGGAAAACATCGCCATGTTCGATTCCAAAGGCCATATCCACGCCGGCCGCACGGATTTGAGCGACCAGAAACGCGAATTCGCCACACAGAAAGCCTACGCCTCTCTGGCCGAAGCCATGAAGGGCGCGGATCTGTTTCTGGGACTGTCCACAGCCGGACTGGTCACGCAGGACATGGTCAAGGGCATGGCCAAGGACCCGATTATCTTCGCCTGCGCCAACCCGGTGCCGGAAATTTCCTACACCGACGCCAAGGCCGTACGACCCGACGCCATCATCGGCACGGGCCGTTCGGACTTTCCCAACCAGATCAACAACGTGCTGGGGTTTCCCTTCATTTTCCGGGGCGCGCTGGACGTCATGGCCACGGAAATCAACGAGGACATGAAACTGGCCGCGGCCAAGGCTCTGGCCCGGCTGGCCAAGGAACCCGTGCCGGACTATGTGCTCAAAGCCTACAATGTGGACAGAATGGAATTCGGGCCGGATTACATCATCCCCAAGCCCGTGGATCTGCGCCTCATCGAGTTCGAGTCCGCCGCCGTGGCCGAGGCGGCCATGAAAACCGGCGTGGCCAGAAAGTCCATAGCCGACATGGACGCTTACCGGGCCTTGCTGCGTAAGCGCATCGAAGCCTCCCGCAAACGTCTGGACGCCTTCGTGCAGACGTATCCGCAGATATTCTGA
- a CDS encoding neutral zinc metallopeptidase codes for MRWQGREESSRVEDRRGVRGKGVVGIGGLGIVVLIVYTLMGGNPADLLQVIEGAPQQQTTQPYQESPEEERLRKFSSVVLRETELVWADIFSRNGHRYQEPTLVIYSGQVQSGCGLASSGVGPFYCPRDQRIYVDLSFYRELQHRFKAPGDFAMAYVLAHEVGHHVQHQLGILEKVQALRSRMSQEEYNTYSVRLEHLAGVWACHVRNKGLLEQGDVEEAMAAASAVGDDAIQKQMRGHVQPETFTHGTSRQRMEWFMKGFRAGDLSQGDTFSQ; via the coding sequence ATGCGCTGGCAGGGAAGAGAAGAAAGTTCGCGGGTGGAAGACCGGCGCGGCGTGCGCGGCAAGGGTGTGGTGGGAATCGGCGGGCTCGGCATCGTGGTGCTCATCGTCTACACGCTCATGGGTGGCAATCCTGCGGATCTTTTGCAGGTTATCGAGGGCGCTCCGCAACAGCAGACCACCCAGCCCTATCAGGAAAGTCCGGAAGAAGAGCGCCTGCGCAAATTCTCGTCGGTGGTGCTGCGTGAAACGGAACTGGTCTGGGCGGATATTTTTTCCCGGAACGGGCATCGCTATCAGGAACCCACGCTGGTCATCTATTCCGGGCAGGTGCAGAGCGGGTGCGGGCTAGCTTCTTCCGGCGTGGGGCCGTTCTACTGTCCGCGCGATCAGCGCATCTATGTGGATCTGAGCTTTTACCGGGAACTGCAGCACCGGTTCAAGGCTCCGGGGGATTTCGCCATGGCCTATGTGCTGGCCCACGAGGTGGGACACCATGTGCAGCATCAACTGGGCATTCTGGAAAAAGTACAGGCCCTGCGCTCACGCATGAGCCAGGAGGAGTACAACACCTATTCCGTCAGGCTCGAGCATCTGGCCGGGGTATGGGCCTGTCACGTGCGGAACAAGGGACTGCTGGAACAGGGAGATGTGGAAGAGGCCATGGCCGCCGCGAGCGCTGTGGGAGATGACGCCATCCAGAAACAGATGCGCGGGCATGTGCAGCCCGAAACCTTCACCCACGGCACGTCCCGGCAGCGCATGGAGTGGTTCATGAAAGGCTTTCGCGCGGGGGATCTGTCCCAGGGCGATACTTTCAGTCAGTAG
- a CDS encoding ATP-binding cassette domain-containing protein produces MSKLIYLLHSSGITTVAFLLISLLACISSFFAALPAHFLGATVNAIIGRDIKISAPAYSPIGLLNDFLNWATNISNLSNVIIFLFLFLVSSLLFQVVRNTFAIYVSLCSDKFILYIRQLCFSKILKSNRNALESPDNDSDKEKLNSGEIVHRLMNDTQQLDYLIGNPLYTLCFDILDLIWISVIILIIDWKILAILFLIIPLLFVVSRKTGLLQRRYAQSRQSIESASTGFIQRTALGLGSIKSCQAEEREIDSLLELNQENYKIRKESNVNLGFFFFQESVLRSLGTVTVLAYVAYLATQDPTFIGIIPIILLYITKFYAPLANWARYYQTIQRGLISYKRLLRIIELPEEPTSMISPATIDEVLPFEVHGKIEIETGDCVPISLVLPKAGLVVIQGKSGVGKTRLAQSLLGLGVPFQGVLKAGNIVRIDEFQHYRNHIAFASQDSHFVPGTLADNICYPFKSQNIVKCNDILSALRLNFSLDHTVAEYGNNLSKGEQRRIILGRALYSDKPILILDEIDANVDAETRQAIYKILEQEKERRIILMITHVGGADLADIACQTIQIRQEKSE; encoded by the coding sequence ATGAGCAAGCTTATTTACCTGCTGCACTCCAGTGGCATCACAACGGTCGCTTTTCTTCTTATCTCCCTACTTGCATGTATTTCTTCATTTTTCGCGGCGTTACCTGCGCATTTTTTGGGCGCTACTGTTAACGCCATCATCGGGCGCGACATAAAGATATCCGCACCCGCGTATTCGCCTATTGGCCTCTTGAACGATTTCCTCAATTGGGCAACGAACATCAGCAATTTGTCAAACGTAATTATCTTCCTTTTTCTGTTTCTGGTATCAAGCCTTTTATTTCAAGTCGTGAGGAATACGTTTGCAATATATGTTTCATTGTGTTCAGATAAATTTATTCTTTATATCCGACAGCTTTGTTTTTCAAAAATTCTCAAGAGCAACCGGAATGCTCTTGAGAGCCCTGATAATGATTCTGACAAGGAAAAATTGAATAGCGGAGAAATAGTTCACAGGTTGATGAACGATACCCAGCAATTGGACTATCTGATAGGAAATCCTCTCTACACGTTATGCTTCGACATATTAGATTTGATTTGGATAAGTGTCATCATTTTGATTATTGATTGGAAAATCTTAGCGATTTTATTTTTAATAATACCCCTCCTCTTCGTTGTCAGCCGAAAAACAGGACTTCTTCAAAGAAGATACGCTCAGTCGAGACAGAGTATAGAATCAGCGAGTACAGGTTTTATTCAACGCACGGCTTTAGGATTAGGCAGTATTAAATCCTGCCAGGCAGAAGAGAGAGAAATTGACTCACTGCTTGAACTGAATCAAGAAAATTATAAGATACGTAAAGAGAGCAACGTGAATTTAGGTTTTTTCTTTTTTCAGGAAAGCGTTCTAAGATCTCTTGGAACAGTTACAGTACTCGCCTATGTGGCCTATCTAGCGACACAAGACCCCACATTTATAGGGATAATCCCAATTATCTTGCTTTACATTACAAAATTCTATGCTCCTCTGGCGAACTGGGCCAGATACTACCAGACTATACAGCGGGGCCTTATATCCTATAAGCGGCTTTTGCGAATTATTGAGCTGCCCGAAGAACCAACATCCATGATTTCTCCCGCAACTATCGATGAGGTTTTACCTTTTGAGGTCCACGGTAAAATAGAGATCGAAACCGGTGATTGCGTTCCGATATCCCTTGTTCTCCCTAAAGCCGGTCTGGTCGTTATTCAGGGGAAAAGCGGGGTGGGCAAAACTCGTCTGGCTCAGTCACTTCTCGGGTTGGGAGTGCCATTTCAAGGCGTACTTAAGGCCGGAAATATCGTTCGAATCGATGAATTCCAGCACTACAGAAACCATATCGCATTTGCGTCTCAGGACAGCCATTTTGTGCCCGGAACACTGGCCGACAACATCTGTTACCCCTTCAAGTCACAAAATATCGTTAAATGTAACGATATCCTCAGTGCCTTGCGGCTCAATTTCTCTCTGGATCATACTGTTGCTGAGTACGGGAACAATCTGTCCAAAGGGGAGCAAAGGAGAATAATTCTCGGACGAGCCTTATATTCAGACAAGCCGATACTCATTTTGGATGAAATAGACGCTAATGTGGATGCAGAAACAAGACAGGCAATTTATAAAATTTTAGAACAGGAAAAAGAGCGTCGCATCATCTTGATGATTACACATGTCGGAGGTGCCGATCTTGCCGATATAGCCTGTCAAACTATCCAGATAAGGCAGGAAAAAAGTGAATAA